From one Triticum aestivum cultivar Chinese Spring chromosome 4B, IWGSC CS RefSeq v2.1, whole genome shotgun sequence genomic stretch:
- the LOC123089891 gene encoding uncharacterized protein translates to MALLAAHADILACVLGHLAPRSLAVSRSVCKGWRAIVDDYRLLRTDLLPLSLHGIFFMEELCPDPPKLFANPLTKHRIDDASLGYVKNDEGSFIENHCNGLLLLWNHLVVNPATRQWVRLSPPPPRCTGMEDFRNDVCLVYDPTVSPHYDVLLLPCVSYGLLDCATTIFTEESEWPPLAYPIQVFSSRTWRWEERSLARRGEAAGTIADMDPYRDYEHRYAVYWKGAIYVHCQNDSILRITLMDGSYEVIKSPTGSKMEDSTNLYLGKSKKGVYCTLIYNDTWGGLQIWLLTESCGKWEWVLKNGINFAAAVAKFSWFSRDENQGPWILQKGDCDENVKEAPVQDNYEWDFDNGIILAAEDKVESDDMNLGMLHFLEFHPYKEIIFLRTQARVVAYDFSRLKVQDLGQLPVQCVGSVFPYTPCWTGDIFEKN, encoded by the exons ATGGCCCTGCTAGCGGCGCACGCTGACATCCTCGCGTGCGTCCTCGGCCATCTCGCGCCGCGCAGCCTCGCCGTGTCCCGCAGTGTCTGCAAAGGCTGGCGCGCCATTGTCGACGACTACCGCCTGCTGCGGACGGACCTCCTCCCGCTCTCGCTCCACGGTATCTTCTTCATGGAGGAGCTCTGTCCAGACCCACCAAAGCTCTTCGCAAACCCACTCACAAAGCACAGAATTGACGACGCAAGCCTTGGTTATGTCAAGAACGACGAGGGTTCATTTATCGAGAATCACTGCAACGGGCTTCTCTTGCTTTGGAACCACCTCGTGGTTAATCCGGCGACTCGTCAATGGGTGCGTTTGTCTCCGCCCCCGCCTAGGTGCACAGGGATGGAGGACTTTCGCAACGACGTGTGCCTTGTTTATGACCCCACCGTGTCGCCGCACTACGATGTGCTTCTTCTTCCTTGTGTCTCCTACGGTCTTCTTGATTGCGCAACAACAATATTCACGGAGGAATCGGAGTGGCCGCCCTTGGCCTACCCAATACAAGTCTTCTCTTCAAGGACATGGAGATGGGAGGAGAGGTCGTTGGCCCGGAGAGGAGAGGCTGCAGGGACCATCGCTGACATGGATCCATATAGGGATTATGAACACCGTTATGCCGTCTACTGGAAAGGAGCGATCTATGTGCATTGTCAAAATGACTCCATTTTACG CATAACCTTAATGGATGGTTCGTATGAAGTGATTAAATCGCCAACAGGAAGTAAAATGGAAGATTCCACCAATCTTTATCTAGGGAAATCAAAGAAGGGGGTGTACTGCACTTTGATTTATAATGATACCTGGGGGGGACTTCAGATTTGGTTGCTTACTGAATCATGTGGTAAGTGGGAGTGGGTGCTAAagaatggcatcaacttcgcggcagCGGTGGCAAAATTTTCTTGGTTTTCTCGTGATGAAAACCAAGGACCGTGGATCCTACAGAAAGGTGATTGTGATGAAAATGTTAAGGAAGCACCAGTGCAAGATAACTATGAATGGGACTTCGACAATG GTATTATCCTTGCGGCTGAAGATAAGGTTGAATCTGACGATATGAATTTGGGAATGCTTCACTTCCTTGAATTTCATCCATACAAAGAGATTATCTTCCTGCGGACACAAGCGAGGGTAGTTGCTTATGATTTTAGTAGATTGAAAGTACAAGACTTGGGCCAGTTACCTGTCCAGTGTGTAGGAAGTGTTTTCCCCTACACACCATGTTGGACGGGAGATATATTTGAAAAGAATTAA